The proteins below are encoded in one region of Ereboglobus luteus:
- a CDS encoding TrbI/VirB10 family protein — MKRLLKFIKTPVGSLTMLAAFIGVGALLIHGSNKREPRPEISASAHAATAPVERHTITRSGQELKIPQPHTPTPQQTRTPPAGDEEGISRPRAARVEKSVSHTNAPAPLPISLLSDENARVNDVTLSQNYAPYGRLISCETVVTLESSKIDTPIIGLVTEDVWHDGRRIIPAGAEVHGRAASDHARERIAASGQWIVVWRDHTTNNGVELVLNGIALDRQRDDTTGEYGLRDGSAGLVGEILKTDDWQEIKLFASTFLAGMAGGLQEMRDQATAFGDVSQVPKASAKNAALQGTSDVLNAYAARIQQIIAQDGYYVRVPAGKQFYIYVTQTLDQSKATRGNLRADLWQTKETTSQ, encoded by the coding sequence ATGAAGCGTTTGCTGAAATTCATAAAAACACCGGTCGGTAGCCTCACGATGCTCGCCGCGTTCATCGGTGTCGGCGCGCTGCTCATTCACGGCAGCAACAAGCGCGAGCCACGGCCGGAGATTTCCGCGAGCGCGCACGCGGCCACCGCGCCCGTCGAACGTCACACGATTACACGCAGTGGACAGGAATTGAAAATTCCGCAGCCGCACACTCCAACGCCTCAACAAACACGAACGCCGCCTGCCGGTGACGAGGAAGGAATTTCGCGCCCTCGCGCAGCGCGCGTCGAAAAATCAGTCTCACACACAAACGCGCCCGCGCCGTTACCGATCAGTTTGCTATCTGACGAGAACGCGCGCGTGAATGATGTCACGCTCTCGCAAAACTACGCGCCTTATGGCCGGCTTATTTCCTGCGAAACGGTTGTCACGCTTGAGTCCTCGAAAATCGACACGCCAATCATTGGCCTCGTCACCGAGGATGTCTGGCACGACGGACGGCGCATCATTCCAGCCGGCGCGGAGGTTCACGGACGCGCTGCCTCCGATCACGCGCGCGAACGCATCGCCGCCTCCGGCCAGTGGATTGTCGTCTGGCGCGATCACACCACCAACAATGGTGTCGAACTTGTCCTCAATGGCATCGCGCTCGATCGCCAGCGTGACGACACGACCGGCGAATATGGTTTGCGCGATGGCAGCGCAGGACTCGTCGGCGAGATTTTGAAAACCGACGACTGGCAGGAGATAAAACTTTTCGCCTCTACCTTCCTCGCGGGCATGGCGGGTGGTTTGCAGGAAATGCGCGACCAGGCGACCGCATTTGGCGACGTGAGCCAGGTGCCCAAGGCGTCTGCCAAGAACGCCGCGCTGCAAGGCACATCCGACGTGCTCAACGCCTACGCCGCGCGCATCCAGCAAATCATCGCGCAGGACGGCTACTACGTCCGCGTGCCCGCAGGGAAGCAATTCTACATCTACGTCACCCAAACCCTCGATCAGTCCAAGGCCACTCGCGGCAACCTCCGCGCCGACCTGTGGCAAACGAAAGAAACGACATCACAATGA
- a CDS encoding DUF1573 domain-containing protein, with protein sequence MNTKVAAFLAMFLTILGPLFAEIQWDPKEQSITLAVNQQQADIQFAFKNNGGQPIAILSAVSSCSCLKLSEIEKDYQPGEEGVLAARYTRTNRAGPQSYKITITTTDTENPTVTLRVNVASTTSYVVTPSSAHWIMGSQAGSKALLFRDIKQAGVRPTAVFSTDPNFTAEIGEPNTDGAYPIVITAISTEKATAGFIYIDVTAEDGTVEKARIVAAVRDPNSQRVIVR encoded by the coding sequence ATGAACACTAAAGTTGCAGCCTTTTTGGCCATGTTTTTGACAATATTAGGCCCCCTGTTCGCGGAAATTCAATGGGACCCCAAGGAGCAGTCAATTACGCTGGCCGTCAACCAGCAGCAGGCGGACATTCAATTCGCCTTTAAAAACAATGGAGGGCAGCCAATTGCCATCCTTTCGGCAGTGTCCTCATGCTCATGCCTGAAACTTTCCGAGATTGAAAAAGACTACCAGCCGGGCGAGGAGGGCGTCTTGGCCGCCCGATATACCCGCACCAATCGAGCCGGCCCGCAAAGCTACAAAATTACGATTACCACCACCGATACGGAAAATCCCACGGTCACACTCAGGGTGAACGTGGCGAGCACAACCAGTTATGTTGTCACGCCCAGCAGCGCGCATTGGATCATGGGATCGCAGGCGGGGAGCAAGGCGCTGCTTTTCCGAGACATCAAACAGGCAGGCGTAAGGCCGACGGCCGTGTTTTCGACCGACCCCAATTTTACCGCCGAAATAGGAGAGCCGAACACGGACGGGGCGTATCCGATAGTGATAACGGCGATTTCAACGGAAAAAGCCACCGCTGGTTTTATCTACATTGATGTCACAGCGGAGGACGGCACGGTGGAAAAAGCCCGAATAGTGGCCGCGGTCAGGGATCCCAATTCCCAAAGAGTCATCGTTCGATGA
- a CDS encoding O-antigen ligase family protein, with protein MPAEYFYNGHLRWSVYWENPNFMACFISCALVWLWLAELRWARLNKPRARFAGFALLYGLELCGWFVLVKTYSRGGLLAALCVLFCFFAVVRQDNWNDLWRRGLHVLVRVGLIFLICTLTGFAGRMSPGYLARDMSVSNRLDLWRGGLAMIWDSPFSGWGFKQGGMAYVNWYQPIEQSVRPTGFVNGYLELAVNHGVLTLFLSLSVLFATVIISFMMRKRSWCVAFGACAIAWMTANIWTCCWYEWSLWVLPGASVISLFVIGIRNKVALRSFICGTGLALFIVAVLLGAGYTTARKMDWQAKPLAGADVVKVSRRDSGASPDNPIGLWADGAIFGTYYGKSIRTSASSLDILSLESLIVYAPWYRSDTHAAGVRHEVCVYSGFHASRLQAGEGGLKKTVVLYPSAYPPGSLPDTRGVVVWLPLADASQYDRMWRIWAEKTGAELVYLSQGGRSVSVSNPVIFSTASADQRALRSEILSNMGKVGIRGLPRLSLELGGSSEISRLGFNFRLGHKICIGSDRSAESEWDVTGLRTCVYFERQGDLVWMKPNGQSVRYPRQDAEFGKASDGSSADVFGSGVEIKTRQGSVWRYKDGSLEMITDAQAGRFAVVSDRGAILEVSRLVGGGRHVAVLGVEYSEAGLPQRLAFSGGRECRFEWSRDHRLLRIENASGVQTQFEYGGALLTSWAGSNGASGVYKWMPRDAVKRGIAVGRPPVVLSEDDVFHYEYARAGNVNIIRVHTVGGAFVSETSVGPGGMSQKTAAGIKSVRNRRNGAQ; from the coding sequence ATGCCCGCCGAGTATTTTTACAACGGTCATTTGCGTTGGAGCGTGTATTGGGAAAACCCCAACTTCATGGCTTGTTTTATTTCGTGCGCGCTTGTGTGGCTCTGGTTGGCGGAACTTCGTTGGGCACGCTTGAACAAACCGCGCGCGCGCTTTGCCGGGTTTGCGTTGCTTTATGGGTTGGAACTGTGCGGCTGGTTTGTGCTTGTGAAAACTTACTCGCGGGGCGGGCTGCTTGCAGCCTTGTGTGTATTATTCTGCTTCTTTGCGGTAGTGAGACAGGATAATTGGAATGATCTCTGGCGCAGGGGGCTGCATGTGCTTGTGCGGGTGGGGTTGATTTTTCTTATTTGCACGCTCACTGGATTTGCGGGTCGGATGTCTCCCGGATATCTGGCCCGGGACATGTCGGTGTCGAATCGTTTGGATCTGTGGCGCGGCGGCCTTGCGATGATTTGGGATTCTCCGTTTTCGGGGTGGGGTTTCAAGCAAGGCGGAATGGCGTATGTCAATTGGTATCAGCCCATCGAGCAATCGGTTAGGCCGACAGGTTTTGTAAACGGCTACTTGGAACTCGCGGTCAATCACGGCGTTCTGACCTTGTTTTTGTCATTATCCGTTTTATTTGCCACTGTAATCATCTCGTTTATGATGCGCAAACGCAGTTGGTGCGTGGCGTTCGGCGCGTGCGCAATCGCATGGATGACCGCCAATATCTGGACTTGTTGCTGGTATGAATGGTCGTTGTGGGTGCTTCCGGGTGCTTCGGTGATTTCGCTTTTCGTTATTGGTATCCGAAACAAGGTGGCGTTGAGAAGCTTCATCTGCGGCACCGGCCTGGCGCTGTTCATTGTGGCAGTTTTGCTTGGCGCCGGTTATACCACGGCTCGAAAAATGGACTGGCAGGCAAAGCCACTGGCTGGCGCCGATGTGGTGAAGGTTTCAAGGCGTGACTCCGGCGCATCGCCGGACAATCCAATAGGCTTGTGGGCTGATGGCGCAATCTTTGGCACCTATTATGGAAAATCCATTCGGACGTCCGCATCATCCCTTGATATTCTTTCGTTGGAATCGCTGATTGTATATGCGCCTTGGTATCGTTCGGATACTCATGCTGCCGGCGTGCGGCATGAGGTTTGTGTTTATTCGGGTTTTCATGCGAGCCGCCTTCAGGCAGGCGAGGGTGGTTTGAAGAAAACCGTTGTATTGTATCCTTCCGCATACCCTCCGGGAAGCCTGCCGGACACCCGTGGAGTAGTGGTTTGGCTGCCATTGGCGGATGCCTCCCAATATGATCGCATGTGGCGCATTTGGGCGGAAAAGACGGGAGCGGAATTGGTTTATTTGTCACAGGGAGGGCGTTCGGTTTCTGTAAGCAACCCTGTGATTTTTTCGACGGCTAGTGCTGACCAGCGCGCTTTGCGTTCGGAAATCTTGTCGAACATGGGCAAGGTTGGCATAAGAGGCCTGCCGCGGTTGTCGCTGGAGCTGGGCGGCTCATCCGAGATTTCCCGGCTGGGTTTTAATTTTCGCCTGGGGCACAAGATTTGCATAGGCAGTGATCGGAGCGCCGAGAGCGAATGGGACGTGACTGGATTGCGGACGTGCGTTTATTTCGAGCGGCAAGGCGACTTGGTTTGGATGAAACCAAACGGTCAGAGCGTGCGATATCCCCGACAGGACGCGGAATTTGGCAAGGCGTCTGACGGTTCATCGGCGGATGTTTTTGGCTCTGGTGTGGAAATAAAAACACGGCAAGGCTCGGTTTGGCGTTACAAGGACGGGAGCCTTGAAATGATCACTGATGCGCAAGCGGGGCGATTCGCCGTCGTTAGCGACAGGGGCGCCATTTTGGAGGTGTCGAGGCTGGTTGGCGGCGGTCGTCACGTTGCCGTGTTAGGCGTCGAATACTCCGAGGCCGGACTGCCTCAACGCTTGGCGTTTTCAGGCGGCAGGGAATGCCGTTTTGAATGGAGCCGCGATCATCGTCTTTTGCGCATTGAAAATGCCTCTGGCGTGCAGACTCAATTTGAATATGGCGGCGCATTGCTGACGAGTTGGGCTGGGAGCAATGGTGCGTCGGGAGTGTATAAGTGGATGCCGCGTGACGCTGTAAAACGGGGCATTGCGGTTGGCCGCCCTCCGGTTGTCCTAAGCGAGGATGACGTTTTTCATTATGAATATGCGCGTGCCGGCAATGTGAACATCATCCGGGTTCATACCGTGGGCGGTGCTTTTGTAAGCGAAACATCAGTTGGTCCGGGGGGCATGTCTCAGAAAACGGCAGCCGGAATAAAAAGCGTCCGGAATCGCAGAAATGGGGCGCAATAA